The proteins below come from a single Leptospiraceae bacterium genomic window:
- a CDS encoding PAS domain-containing sensor histidine kinase produces MNSKPTYKELEDRVKELEIQLQDSLEKEYESRTSIQVLMDCTPGITFIKNRNLNYVNANRNFYDLYKIPYDQIQGKTDYDIFPLELAKKYNEDDLKILESGLPLYVEEMTLDKNIDRGIYMATRKIPWFDDRGNICGIYGISFDISEIKLAQERLELKEKELNYTKDKFFSIIGHDIRVPIGNIKMLIDLTLIDFQLSDKQQIINTMQDIQKRASSTCDLLENLLFWAKSQLNEIDYRPSEFNLFKIFENSISELKETSIQKGVTIYNLIPENHIIIANPNRIKTVFRNLISNAIMFSPNNKKIFLTIKKEKRNWIVAVIHEDISICAVNLQKLTDNTENFSNPRTYYEKGSGLGLILCNEFIQKQDGNVWEESELGKETNLKVSSV; encoded by the coding sequence ATGAATAGTAAACCTACCTACAAAGAATTAGAAGATCGTGTTAAAGAATTAGAAATTCAATTACAGGATTCTTTAGAAAAGGAATACGAAAGTAGAACTTCTATTCAAGTTTTAATGGACTGTACTCCAGGGATAACTTTCATTAAAAATAGGAATTTAAATTATGTAAATGCCAATCGTAATTTTTATGATTTATATAAAATTCCATACGATCAAATTCAAGGAAAAACAGATTATGATATATTTCCTTTGGAATTAGCAAAAAAATACAATGAGGACGATTTAAAAATTCTGGAGAGCGGTTTACCTTTGTATGTCGAAGAAATGACTCTAGATAAAAACATTGATCGAGGTATTTATATGGCAACACGAAAAATTCCATGGTTTGACGATAGGGGAAATATATGTGGGATATACGGAATAAGTTTTGACATTTCAGAAATTAAATTAGCACAAGAAAGACTCGAACTTAAAGAAAAAGAATTAAATTATACGAAAGATAAATTTTTTTCCATTATTGGACATGATATACGTGTCCCGATTGGAAATATCAAAATGTTAATTGATCTAACGTTAATTGATTTTCAATTATCCGACAAACAACAAATAATCAACACTATGCAAGATATCCAAAAAAGGGCTAGTTCGACTTGTGATTTACTTGAAAATTTATTATTTTGGGCAAAGAGTCAACTCAATGAAATTGATTACAGACCCAGTGAATTTAATTTATTTAAAATTTTTGAGAATAGTATTTCTGAATTAAAGGAAACTTCAATACAGAAAGGAGTTACGATATACAATTTGATACCCGAAAACCATATTATTATTGCCAACCCCAATAGAATTAAAACGGTATTTAGAAACCTTATTTCAAATGCGATCATGTTCTCTCCCAATAATAAAAAAATTTTTCTAACTATCAAAAAAGAAAAACGCAACTGGATAGTAGCAGTAATACACGAAGACATATCAATTTGTGCAGTAAATTTACAGAAATTAACGGATAATACTGAAAATTTCTCAAACCCCCGAACTTATTACGAAAAAGGCAGCGGGTTAGGTCTTATACTATGTAATGAGTTTATTCAAAAACAAGATGGAAATGTCTGGGAAGAAAGTGAATTAGGAAAAGAAACTAATTTAAAAGTATCCTCAGTTTAG